The Raphanus sativus cultivar WK10039 chromosome 2, ASM80110v3, whole genome shotgun sequence genome includes a region encoding these proteins:
- the LOC108816273 gene encoding tocopherol O-methyltransferase, chloroplastic isoform X3 — protein sequence MKATLAPSSLISLPRHKVSSLRSPSLLIQSQRPSSALMTTMKTASRGSVAVTAAATSSVEALREGIAEFYNETSGLWEEIWGDHMHHGFYDPDSSVQLSDSGHREAQIRMIEESLRFAGVTEEEKKIKRVVDVGCGIGGSSRYIASKFGAECVGITLSPVQAKRANDLAAAQSLSHKVSFQVADALEQPFEDGMFDLVWSMESGEHMPDKAKFVKELVRVAAPGGRIIIVTWCHRNLSQGEEALQPWEQNLLDRICKTFYLPAWCSTSDYVNLLQSLSLQDIKCADWSENVAPFWPAVIRTALTWKGLVSLLRSGMKSIKGALTMPLMIEGYKKGD from the exons ATGAAAGCGACTCTCGCACCCTCCTCTCTCATCAGCCTCCCCAGGCACAAAGTATCTTCTCTCCGTTCACCGTCGCTTCTCATTCAGTCCCAACGGCCATCCTCAGCCTTAATGACGACGATGAAGACGGCATCACGTGGAAGCGTGGCTGTGACGGCTGCTGCCACCTCCTCCGTCGAGGCGCTGCGAGAAGGAATAGCTGAATTCTACAACGAGACGTCGGGATTATGGGAGGAGATTTGGGGAGATCATATGCATCACGGCTTCTACGATCCTGATTCCTCTGTTCAACTTTCAGATTCCGGTCACCGGGAAGCTCAGATCCGGATGATTGAAGAGTCTCTACGTTTCGCTGGTGTTACTG aagaggagaaaaagATAAAGAGAGTAGTGGATGTTGGTTGTGGGATCGGAGGAAGCTCAAGATATATTGCCTCTAAATTTGGTGCCGAATGCGTTGGCATCACACTCAGTCCTGTTCAAGCCAAGAGAGCCAATGATCTCGCGGCCGCTCAATCACTCTCTCATAAG GTTTCCTTCCAGGTTGCAGATGCACTGGAGCAACCATTTGAAGATGGAATGTTCGATCTTGTATGGTCAATGGAAAGCGGTGAGCATATGCCTGACAAGGCCAAG TTCGTGAAGGAATTGGTACGTGTGGCGGCTCCAGGAGGAAGGATAATAATAGTGACATGGTGCCACAGAAATCTATCCCAAGGGGAAGAAGCTTTGCAGCCATGGGAACAGAACCTCTTGGACAGAATCTGCAAAACATTTTATCTCCCGGCCTGGTGCTCCACCTCTGATTATGTCAATTTGCTTCAATCCCTCTCCCTCCAG GATATTAAGTGTGCAGATTGGTCAGAGAACGTAGCTCCTTTCTGGCCGGCGGTTATACGAACCGCATTAACATGGAAGGGCCTTGTGTCTCTGCTTCGTAGTG GTATGAAGAGTATAAAAGGAGCATTGACAATGCCATTGATGATCGAAGGGTACAAGAAAG GAGATTGA
- the LOC108816273 gene encoding tocopherol O-methyltransferase, chloroplastic isoform X1 encodes MKATLAPSSLISLPRHKVSSLRSPSLLIQSQRPSSALMTTMKTASRGSVAVTAAATSSVEALREGIAEFYNETSGLWEEIWGDHMHHGFYDPDSSVQLSDSGHREAQIRMIEESLRFAGVTEEEKKIKRVVDVGCGIGGSSRYIASKFGAECVGITLSPVQAKRANDLAAAQSLSHKVSFQVADALEQPFEDGMFDLVWSMESGEHMPDKAKFVKELVRVAAPGGRIIIVTWCHRNLSQGEEALQPWEQNLLDRICKTFYLPAWCSTSDYVNLLQSLSLQDIKCADWSENVAPFWPAVIRTALTWKGLVSLLRSGMKSIKGALTMPLMIEGYKKGIIKFGIITCQKPL; translated from the exons ATGAAAGCGACTCTCGCACCCTCCTCTCTCATCAGCCTCCCCAGGCACAAAGTATCTTCTCTCCGTTCACCGTCGCTTCTCATTCAGTCCCAACGGCCATCCTCAGCCTTAATGACGACGATGAAGACGGCATCACGTGGAAGCGTGGCTGTGACGGCTGCTGCCACCTCCTCCGTCGAGGCGCTGCGAGAAGGAATAGCTGAATTCTACAACGAGACGTCGGGATTATGGGAGGAGATTTGGGGAGATCATATGCATCACGGCTTCTACGATCCTGATTCCTCTGTTCAACTTTCAGATTCCGGTCACCGGGAAGCTCAGATCCGGATGATTGAAGAGTCTCTACGTTTCGCTGGTGTTACTG aagaggagaaaaagATAAAGAGAGTAGTGGATGTTGGTTGTGGGATCGGAGGAAGCTCAAGATATATTGCCTCTAAATTTGGTGCCGAATGCGTTGGCATCACACTCAGTCCTGTTCAAGCCAAGAGAGCCAATGATCTCGCGGCCGCTCAATCACTCTCTCATAAG GTTTCCTTCCAGGTTGCAGATGCACTGGAGCAACCATTTGAAGATGGAATGTTCGATCTTGTATGGTCAATGGAAAGCGGTGAGCATATGCCTGACAAGGCCAAG TTCGTGAAGGAATTGGTACGTGTGGCGGCTCCAGGAGGAAGGATAATAATAGTGACATGGTGCCACAGAAATCTATCCCAAGGGGAAGAAGCTTTGCAGCCATGGGAACAGAACCTCTTGGACAGAATCTGCAAAACATTTTATCTCCCGGCCTGGTGCTCCACCTCTGATTATGTCAATTTGCTTCAATCCCTCTCCCTCCAG GATATTAAGTGTGCAGATTGGTCAGAGAACGTAGCTCCTTTCTGGCCGGCGGTTATACGAACCGCATTAACATGGAAGGGCCTTGTGTCTCTGCTTCGTAGTG GTATGAAGAGTATAAAAGGAGCATTGACAATGCCATTGATGATCGAAGGGTACAAGAAAGGTATCATTAAGTTTGGCATCATCACTTGCCAGAAGCCTCTCTAA
- the LOC108816273 gene encoding tocopherol O-methyltransferase, chloroplastic isoform X2, which translates to MKATLAPSSLISLPRHKVSSLRSPSLLIQSQRPSSALMTTMKTASRGSVAVTAAATSSVEALREGIAEFYNETSGLWEEIWGDHMHHGFYDPDSSVQLSDSGHREAQIRMIEESLRFAGVTEEKKIKRVVDVGCGIGGSSRYIASKFGAECVGITLSPVQAKRANDLAAAQSLSHKVSFQVADALEQPFEDGMFDLVWSMESGEHMPDKAKFVKELVRVAAPGGRIIIVTWCHRNLSQGEEALQPWEQNLLDRICKTFYLPAWCSTSDYVNLLQSLSLQDIKCADWSENVAPFWPAVIRTALTWKGLVSLLRSGMKSIKGALTMPLMIEGYKKGIIKFGIITCQKPL; encoded by the exons ATGAAAGCGACTCTCGCACCCTCCTCTCTCATCAGCCTCCCCAGGCACAAAGTATCTTCTCTCCGTTCACCGTCGCTTCTCATTCAGTCCCAACGGCCATCCTCAGCCTTAATGACGACGATGAAGACGGCATCACGTGGAAGCGTGGCTGTGACGGCTGCTGCCACCTCCTCCGTCGAGGCGCTGCGAGAAGGAATAGCTGAATTCTACAACGAGACGTCGGGATTATGGGAGGAGATTTGGGGAGATCATATGCATCACGGCTTCTACGATCCTGATTCCTCTGTTCAACTTTCAGATTCCGGTCACCGGGAAGCTCAGATCCGGATGATTGAAGAGTCTCTACGTTTCGCTGGTGTTACTG aggagaaaaagATAAAGAGAGTAGTGGATGTTGGTTGTGGGATCGGAGGAAGCTCAAGATATATTGCCTCTAAATTTGGTGCCGAATGCGTTGGCATCACACTCAGTCCTGTTCAAGCCAAGAGAGCCAATGATCTCGCGGCCGCTCAATCACTCTCTCATAAG GTTTCCTTCCAGGTTGCAGATGCACTGGAGCAACCATTTGAAGATGGAATGTTCGATCTTGTATGGTCAATGGAAAGCGGTGAGCATATGCCTGACAAGGCCAAG TTCGTGAAGGAATTGGTACGTGTGGCGGCTCCAGGAGGAAGGATAATAATAGTGACATGGTGCCACAGAAATCTATCCCAAGGGGAAGAAGCTTTGCAGCCATGGGAACAGAACCTCTTGGACAGAATCTGCAAAACATTTTATCTCCCGGCCTGGTGCTCCACCTCTGATTATGTCAATTTGCTTCAATCCCTCTCCCTCCAG GATATTAAGTGTGCAGATTGGTCAGAGAACGTAGCTCCTTTCTGGCCGGCGGTTATACGAACCGCATTAACATGGAAGGGCCTTGTGTCTCTGCTTCGTAGTG GTATGAAGAGTATAAAAGGAGCATTGACAATGCCATTGATGATCGAAGGGTACAAGAAAGGTATCATTAAGTTTGGCATCATCACTTGCCAGAAGCCTCTCTAA
- the LOC108842566 gene encoding methionine S-methyltransferase, producing MAGVTVDEFLNRCQESGDAAYGALRSVLERLEDPNTRSKARIFLSDLYKRVGSSDTCLQKYHFHIQDIVLDQYEGFQSRKKLTMMVIPSIFVPEDWSFTFYEGLNRHPDTVFKDKTISELGCGNGWISIAIAAKWLPTKVYGLDINPRAVKISWINLYLNALDDNGLPVYDDEKKTLLDRVEFYESDLLSYCRDNKIQLERIVGCIPQILNPNPEAMSKMIEENASEEFLHSLSNYCALQGFVEDQFGLGLIARAVEEGISVIKPAGIMIFNMGGRPGQGVCRRLFERRGVRVTQIWQTKILQAADTDISALVEIERSSPHRFEFFMGLSGDQPICARTAWAYGKAGGRISHALSVYSCQLRQPNQVKIIFDFLKNGFQEISSSLDLSFEDEAVADEKIPFLAYLASVLKNSSYFPFEPPAGSKRFCSLIAGFMRTYHRIPIKQDNIVVFPSRAVAIESAFRLFSPRLAIVDEHLTRQLPRSWLTSLAIQDTSVEASDDQVTVIESPHQSDLMIELIKKLKPQVVVTGLAQFEVITSSSFLHLLDVTKEIGCRLFLDISDHFELSSLPASNGVLKYLAQNQLPSHAAIICGLVKNKVYSDLEVAFVISEVDDISKALSKTVEVLEGHTALISQYYYGCLFHELLAFQLADRHAPAERESEKAKSEEIIGFSSSAVSVLKDSELSVTESGDTSLIHMDVDQSFLPVPRSVKAAIFESFVRQNVSEAEVDVNPSIKQFVTSNYGFPTKSSTGFVYADGSQALFNKLVVCCAQEGGTLCLPAGTNGKYVAAAKFLKANVVNIPTESSDGFKLTKTTLTKALESVKKPWVYISGPTVSPTGLVYSNEEMGVLLSTCAKFGAKVIIDTSFSGLEYSSTTWDLKEAMDASLSVSLLGCLSLNMLSGAMKLGFLVLDQSLVDAFHTLPGLSKPHSTVKYAAKKMLALKEEKASDFLDAVSETIKTLQGRSKRLKEVLEKSGWEVIEPAGGISMVAKPKAYLNKSVKVKGGEGQVELNDSNMRDVFLSHTGVCLNSGSWTGIPGYCRFAFALEDSEFEKAIESIAQFKTVLLGN from the exons ATGGCAGGCGTAACAGTGGACGAGTTCCTGAATCGGTGCCAAGAATCGGGCGACGCGGCTTATGGCGCCTTGCGATCGGTGTTGGAACGGCTGGAGGATCCGAATACTCGATCCAAAGCTCGGATCTTCTTGTCGGACCTCTACAAACGCGTCGGATCCTCCGATACATGTCTCCAAAAGTACCACTTCCATATCCAGGACATCGTCCTCGATCAATACGAAG GTTTTCAGTCTAGGAAAAAGTTAACTATGATGGTCATTCCTAGCATCTTTGTTCCGGAGGACTGGTCATTCACGTTTTATGAAGGACTTAATAGACATCCTGACACCGTCTTCAAGGATAAGACTATCTCTGAACTCGGCTGTGGGAATGGATGGATATCAATTGCCATTGCTGCTAAGTGGTTGCCTACAAAG GTGTACGGGCTTGATATTAATCCTAGAGCTGTGAAAATTTCTTGGATAAATTTGTACCTCAACGCTCTTGATGATAATGGCCTACCAGTCTATGATGACGAGAAGAAAACTTTACTGGACAGGGTCGAGTTCTATGAATCTGATTTGCTTAGTTATTGTAGAGATAATAAAATTCAGCTCGAGAGAATTGTAGGATGCATACCTCAg ATTCTTAATCCAAACCCGGAAGCAATGTCTAAGATGATAGAAGAAAATGCAAGTGAAGAATTTCTTCATTCGCTGAGTAACTATTGTGCCCTTCAG GGTTTCGTTGAGGATCAGTTTGGTCTAGGTCTGATTGCCAGAGCAGTTGAAGAAGGAATATCTGTCATCAAACCTGCAGGAATTATGATATTCAACATGGGTGGTCGTCCTGGGCAAGGTGTCTGTAGACGCTTGTTTGAGAGGCGTGGAGTCCGTGTCACGCAGATATGGCAGACCAAAATACTTCAA GCTGCAGATACGGATATCTCGGCATTAGTTGAAATTGAGAGGAGCAGCCCTCATCGTTTCGAGTTTTTTATGGGACTTTCCGGAGACCAACCAATTTGTGCTCGAACTGCATGGGCCTACGGGAAGGCTGGTGGACGAATCTCACATGCTTTATCGGTTTACAGTTGCCAGCTTCGCCAACCAAATCAG GTTAAGATAATCTTTGATTTCTTGAAAAATGGATTTCAAGAAATCAGCAGTTCACTGGATTTATCTTTTGAAGATGAAGCCGTTGCTGATGAGAAAATTCCATTCCTAGCCTATCTTGCTAGTGTTTTGAAAAACAGCTCCTATTTCCCCTTTGAACCTCCAGCTGGCAGCAAAAGATTCTGCAGCTTAATTGCAGGATTTATGAGGACATACCACCGTATTCCAATTAAGCAAGAT AACATTGTCGTGTTTCCATCAAGGGCTGTTGCAATCGAGAGTGCATTCCGGTTATTCTCCCCTAGACTTGCAATTGTTGATGAGCATTTAACTCGACAACTTCCAAGGAGCTGGCTAACTTCTTTAGCCATTCAG GATACTAGCGTGGAGGCATCAGATGATCAAGTCACAGTCATCGAGTCCCCGCACCAATCTGATCTGATGATAGAACTAATTAAGAAACTAAAGCCACAGGTGGTGGTTACTGGACTGGCCCAATTTGAGGTCATTACCAGTTCATCATTCTTGCATCTGTTGGATGTGACCAAAGAAATTGGATGTCGACTTTTCTTGGATATATCTGATCACTTTGAGTTGTCTAGCCTCCCTGCATCTAATGGAGTACTTAAATATCTCGCTCAAAATCAACTACCGTCTCACGCTGCAATTATCTGTGGTCTGGTAAAGAATAAG GTTTATTCAGATTTAGAAGTAGCCTTTGTCATTTCAGAAGTTGATGACATTTCCAAGGCATTGTCTAAAACTGTAGAAGTATTGGAAGGTCATACTGCTCTTATCAGTCAATACTATTATGGTTGCCTTTTCCATGAGCTTCTGGCTTTCCAGCTCGCTGATCGCCATGCCCCAGCTGAG AGGGAAAGTGAGAAGGCAAAGTCTGAGGAGATCATTGGATTTTCAAGCTCAGCCGTTTCTGTTCTGAAAGATTCGGAGCTCTCAGTCACTGAGAGTGGCGACACTTCTCTAATCCACATGGATGTGGACCAAAGTTTCTTGCCAGTTCCACGTTCTGTTAAGGCTGCAATCTTTGAAAGTTTTGTGAGGCAGAACGTATCTGAAGCGGAAGTTGATGTCAACCCAAGTATCAAGCAGTTCGTGACGAGTAATTATGGGTTTCCTACAAAAAGCAGCACAGGCTTTGTATATGCTGACGGATCACAAGCACTGTTCAATAAACTGGTCGTTTGCTGCGCTCAAGAAGGTGGAACGCTCTGTTTACCTGCTGGGACAAATGGGAAATACGTTGCTGCTGCCAAGTTCTTGAAAGCTAACGTTGTGAATATCCCTACTGAGTCTAGCGACGGCTTTAAGCTGACGAAAACCACTCTAACGAAAGCACTAGAGTCCGTGAAGAAACCATGGGTTTATATATCTGGACCAACAGTCAGCCCAACAGGATTGGTGTACAGCAACGAGGAGATGGGTGTATTATTGTCTACTTGTGCTAAATTTGGAGCAAAGGTCATCATCGACACTTCCTTCTCGGGATTAGAATACAGTTCAACTACCTGGGATTTGAAGGAAGCTATGGATGCATCCTTGTCGGTTTCCCTGCTTGGATGTCTCTCTTTGAATATGCTCAGTGGAGCAATGAAACTCGGGTTTCTAGTTTTGGATCAGTCTCTGGTTGATGCCTTCCATACCCTCCCAGGGCTGAGCAAACCACACAGCACTGTGAAGTATGCCGCTAAGAAAATGTTGGCTCTGAAAGAAGAGAAAGCAAGTGACTTTTTGGATGCCGTTTCTGAAACCATAAAGACGTTGCAAGGCAGATCCAAGCGCTTGAAAGAG GTACTAGAGAAGTCTGGTTGGGAGGTTATCGAACCAGCAGGCGGAATCTCAATGGTGGCAAAGCCGAAAGCTTATCTCAACAAAAGTGTAAAGGTGAAAGGAGGAGAGGGACAAGTGGAGCTAAATGATTCAAATATGAGGGACGTGTTTCTCAGCCATACAGGTGTTTGCTTGAACAGTGGTTCCTGGACTGGAATACCAGGTTACTGCCGCTTTGCATTTGCACTGGAGGACAGTGAGTTTGAGAAGGCTATTGAATCGATCGCTCAATTTAAAACCGTCCTCCTCGGCAACTGA